In Penaeus vannamei isolate JL-2024 chromosome 13, ASM4276789v1, whole genome shotgun sequence, the sequence cataaacAATACTAATTagataattgataaatgaatagatgataataataataatgatgatggtaatggtgataataataatcccaaaaatataaataatggtgataataacaatgatgataataataacaatgataatgttgatggtaataataataataatactaatgataaaaataatggtgatgataacaatgataataataacaatgataatgatgatggtaataataacaataataataataataaaatactaatgataatgacaatagtagcaataatatttatattgcccataatactaataaaataataatcataataatgatatcaagggtaataacagtaatggtaacaacaataacaatatcagggatattagtaaatatgataaaacaaacaagatcatgatgctaatgataatactattggcATTGAGAATGAAGGTAAGAGAGtatgaatagaaatgataaataaaacatttcctttatttcttcggCTCAGGCGGAGTGTGACCCGCACCGACGAGGCACTGTCAGGGAGCGCTGACTCGGGACAGTCCGACGCGCCTTCGCTCGGGTCGGCTTCTATTCCGGGCTATTGTGGCGACTCCTGTGTACGTGTGCAAGCATAgcgtgcgtgcatacacacatgtgcacacatgcacacacacacaaacgcgtgtatgtacatacacacatacatatacatacataaacacatatgtgtatgtgtatgtgagtgtacttGTACGACATACTCGCATACAATTATAGAGAAATACGCATTTATATCCATGCAGATGTACGTAAGTATGCCATATGAGTATAAGACTGTGTCCCCGTATGCGGCACAGAAACGGTTGGTGTCATTATCAATGGAGACGATTAGAGCAAAAACTAACCAGACCGCAACAGCAAGATGCAAGGGTAGCGGTGATGGTGCCACCTTGACCCTGGCACCTCCACGTGGTATATAAAGCAAGGCACGAGAGGCCAGCATCACTCTCATTCGCGACACCCTCCACCATCATGAAGTTCGTAAGTCTCATATTTTCCAAATGTTAGAGAAACATTTCTCGATCCATAAGCTTTAAAGCAAACCTATGATAACGTGCATGTATTTACTTGAATCATCTGATTAAAATCTTTTAGTTTGTTATCATGAGAATTGTTAGTCTTGGATATTTTTCCAAACACACAGCAGGTAAAAGCAACTTTCTCCGCGTAGAATGTTTCTGTGAATATGTAAGAGTAGCTTTAGCAAAATCATTAACACAGTAACATTCAAACTTTCCAGTTTGTATTCGCCGCAGTTGTATCAGTCTGCTTGGCTGACAAGCTGCCCAGTCACTTCGGCTATGCCTCTTCTCGTGAACCTTCTTCAGCCTTCAGCCACAGGTCGCAACCTGCATCTCGTCCTTCCTTTTCCGCCCCAAGACCTGCTCCCCAGCCAACCTACTCCGCCCCAAGATCTGCTCCCGGACCAATAGTGCCCATCCTTGTGGACGACCGCGTCCACCCCGACGCCGCCGGCGCTTACAGCTTCAATGTTGAGACCGGTGACGGCATCTCACGCCAGGAAAGTGGATCGCCTATTCCCGCCAAGGAGGGTCCCGTCACGGCCATGTCCGGATCCTACTCGTGAGTGTCACTGTTTGCTATTGCAATGGTCCTTTCGCAAAGACTGTTCATTGTTCTTAACGTAATGTTTCCCTTtccatttgtttacatttgccaTATCCTCCTTTTCCAGCTTCACCCTTCCCGACGGACAAAAGTTTGAGCTTCGCTATgtggctgacgagaacggcttccagcctgATTCAGCCTTCCTGCCCGTGGCCCCagccttccctcaccccatccccgcccacgcccttgagCAGATCGAGCGCGCCCGTCAGGAGGATGCTGCTCGTTCCCGCCAAGGATCTTCTCAGGGATACAGCGCCCCCGTCCCTTCCCGCTCCTCACGCCCCTCTAACTCCTACGGCTTCCCTCAGTAATAAAGAAACATTCGCCGATGATGTGTAATATCTGATTACGATATTTATTAATTTGTCGATACTTTTTCAataaaatatacaagaaaaatcCGTTTATTTCTAATGTTTGAGAGAAAGCGTCCTCCTTGACATGATTCTGatcatatttctatcattaatattaccatcattcgtGTTTCACGTTGAccgacataaaacacacacacacagatacacacacatacaggcacgctCAAGTtcacacatatccatatgcatatgtctgtatatacgcacacgcgcatatatatatatatatatatatatatatatatatatatatatatatatatatatatatatatatatatatatatacatatatatacatatacatatacatacatatatatatatatatatatatatatatatatatatatatatatatatatatatatatatatatatatatattcatgtatgcatgaatatatatatgtatgccgcAAAGATCTTTACTGTTTCGTGGATTTTCTTTATTACACTATTCCAGATTCAAAACTGCCAggtgagaaaaagtgagagaggggcgTCAATAGATACacttatatgtagatagatgatagatagatatagatagacaaataaattgatACATGGGTAAGTAAGCAGATAGATAAAGTTGAGGAAACTATTCGATATTTTAAAAgaaataatttatgtatatgtatatacatcagaTATAGTGAAATCATTTAGGTCtagaattgtttgtttatatctaaaACACTATACAAATAAGCCGTACccgctctctatatatatttatctatctgtttatctatctatctatctatctatatatatatatatatatatatatatatatgcctgtctatTCATCCATATTTTTCACCTGGTGCGCTTCAGAAAATAAGACAAGCTAGTAAAGAAAATCCATCACATGTGGTGACttggaaatcagaaaaaaaaacattgccatCGAGGAAGATTAGAACTTTCCAtttcaatacatatatagaaataataaacacTGATGCAaacatataataatttttatcattattattatcatatcataatcagcATTGCCCTTATATTTGGTAGCAACAATactgacaaaaataatattagttatgctattgatagcactaatgataacggtgataataaaacTAGTAACAAAAGTAATTGCAATGTCTACCGGCAACAGTCTTGATGGTTGAAATGACATAGATCACATTAGCTTCATGGACAATGgtgttctttatctttattattaatatctttcttaTCGATGAAAACTTTGTAATTAGAATTACCATCATGGCCACATACTACAAcatctaataacaaaaataatgataatggcaaagaaACATAATGTCTGGTTATTAccctaataatgctaataatgaaaataataagaccTGCAATATTACCATCGCATCATCAATtcaataatgtaaaaaaataaagtgtCAGTAACAAAAATCATGACTGCTATCATTAATCTTagtgtaattaatattatcattatcataaatacctaAATATTACCTAtgttcattaacattaacatcaatatATTGCTCGTCTACTGttgttgatgaaaatgattgtgACGGTGTaattgaatataataataatagtaaatgaaataGCAAACATATTAAGGCCATCTGAACCTGGGGACTGATCATCGTGATAGTATGAATGAGAAAATCGTCAACTGGAATCAAAATATCTTCTTTAGCAAGCGATTTTCAAAAACATATCAGAGTGCATTTTCTTGCAAATATTCAAATGAAACATACTTGTATTGTATATTTTATTGAAAAAGTATCGACAAATTAATAAATATCGTAATCAGATATTACACATCATCGGCGAATGTTTCTTTATTACTGAGGGAAGCCGTAGGAGTTAGAGGGGcgtgaggagtgggaagggacgGGGGCGCTGTATCCCTGAGAAGATCCTTGGCGGGAACGAGCAGCATCCTCCTGACGGGCGCGCTCGATCTGctcaagggcgtgggcggggatggggtgagggaaggctGGGGCCACGGGCAGGAAGGCTGAATcaggctggaagccgttctcgtcagccacATAGCGAAGCTCAAACTTTTGTCCGTCGGGAAGGGTGAAGCTGGAAAAGGAGGATAtggcaaatgtaaacaaatggaAAGGGAAACATTACGTTAAGAACAATGAACAGTCTTTGCGAAAGGACCATTGCAATAGCAAACAGTGACACTCACGAGTAGGATCCGGACATGGCCGTGACGGGACCCTCCTTGGCGGGAATAGGCGATCCACTTTCCTGGCGTGAGATGCCGTCACCGGTCTCAACATTGAAGCTGTAAGCGCCGGCGGCGTCGGGGTGGACGCGGTCGTCCACAAGGATGGGCACTAGTGGTCCGGGAGCAGATCTTGGGGCGGAGTAGGTTGGCTGGGGAGCAGGTCTTGGGGCGGAAAAGGAAGGACGAGATGCAGGTCGCGACCTGTGGCTGAAGGCTGAAGAAGGTTGAGGAGAGGCATAGCCGAAGTGACTGGGCAGCTTGTCAGCCAAGCAGACTGATACAACTGCGGCGAATACAAACTGGAAAGTTTGAATGTTACTGTGTTAATGATTTTGCTAAAGCTACTATTCCATATCCACAGAAACATTTCATGTGGAGAAACTCGTCTGTAATTGCTGTTTATCTGAAAAATATCTGAGACTTACAATCTTCATGATGAGAGAGGGTGTGTCGAGTCGGATGGCTCAGGAGGTGAGTGATGTCGGCATCCAGCGCCCTTCTTTATATACTTCTTCAAGGCACCAGAGTCAAGGTGGCACGACACCGCTGCCTTCACACCTTGCTGCCGCCAGTCTGGTTTTTGCTTCAGGTGACCAGAGGTTGCGTCATGCGCGACCTGTGCTCACGGGATCGAGATTGCCCAGCGATTCTCCGTTTCGATTTTCATCTAGATTGTTTTCATGGTTTATTTCTGTGTCTGCCAGCTGTTAGCAAGAGAGTCAGTGATTCGattttgtttatgcatgtatgctttgtatatagattatatacatttacatgtacacacaaattatatctatatccatatgaacacatacacgcacatatacctacaaccacacccacacaccaacacgcacacacgcatatctctctctatatatatgtatatatatatatgtatatatatatatatatatatatatatatatatatatatacatacacacacacacacacacacacacacacacacacacacatatatatatatatatatatatatatatatatatatatatatatatatatatatatatatatatatacatatatacatatatatatatacatatatacatatatacatacatatatatatatatatatatatatatatatatatataattatctatctagttttacatacatatgtttactttgcatatgtttatatgtatacatacgtatatgtatataaatgtgcatatataatgaatatatatatatatatatatatatatatatatatatatatatatatgattacatatgtatgaatatatatgcatatatatatatatatatatatatatatatatatatatatatatatatatatatatatatatatgtatgtatgtatgtatgtatgtatatatgaatatatacatgtaaatagatatctactcatgaatacacacacagatacatataaatatttatacacatatacatatacgcatacacacaccatacacacatatacatatacgcatacacacaccatacacacacacacacacacaaacacacacacacacagacacacactcacacacacacaaacgcacacacgcacacacacacacacacacacacacacacacacacacacacacacacacacacacacacacacacatatatatatatatatatatatatatatatatatatatatatatgtatatatgtgtgtgtgtgtgtgtgtgtgtgtgtgtgtgtgtgtgtgtgtgtgtatacatatacatctatatacatttatgtatgtatatatgtgaatttatatgaatatatatatatatatatatatatatatatatatatatatatatatatatatatatatatatatatatatatatatattcacacacacacatacatacactatatatatatatatatatatatatatatatatatatatatatatatatatatatatatatatgtatatatatatatatatatatatatatatatatatatatatatatatatatatatatatatatatatatatataaacatgcatgaacGCAATTGCCGATTAAAATTGTCATAATTAAGCTGTACCTGTGAGTATTGAAAGGGGGCATTATCGCGTCATTTTCTCACTGTTCTTACAAGATATCATAGCCCAAACCTGGCAAAGGGCACGTTTTacaggaagagaaaggacaaagtaagggaagaagaaaattggaaagagaggaagtgaagaaggatgaaagaagaagaagaaagaaggagggtgaaagagaaaaagaataagaaaaggaaaaagaagtaaaagattggaagatggaaaaaaagtaaatttcCAATGTCTCTGGAGGCCATCGGTAATAGTTGTATTGTAGATGATATTCCCTTACTAGGAAAGTAAGTACAAGGCGACAGTtggattataatatataaaatagaagaaaaaaagaaaatgataataatttgcataGATAAAGATCCTTTCTTCTGGCGTTAACTTATTTCCGTCCTTGAATTTCATCCACGTCTCGCgttctttagttttatttttcgttttccatttttttgtttgtttgtaactcattttcattctttatttgtttaagtTACAATTGCAATATCTGAGTTTCCATTTATGATTTAATACCTGTTCCATATTGTATACCTTACAAGTCTTATCGCAcactacaatacatatatattcaaagtcTGTTTAAGTTCGTACACTAACTTTTTCTTTCAAAAGTTCTCTCCAAAAGTCCTCTCCAACAATTGGTTATAAATGTATCTATTGAATATCTAATTAGTTTATACTTTCATCCATAACACAAGCATCGATACGTTTACGTTAATATACTACACTCATTATCGTAGTGCACTAACATGAACGTTGTTGTATATGTAATTGATGAAAGGTCAAACTTAAATAAGAGGCATAACTGGACAGCTGGTCTGAGAACACCTTTGGACGCACGTGCGCTCGTATGGCGAAGGCTTATTATGTTAAAGATCTTATTCAACGCAACTGTTTGTCGGAAGGACTGGGAAAGAGTTCAGATATTTTCCACAAAGCACCAGTAACAGCCTAGAACTTCTTGTACTTATGTGATCGTCCAATTCTTTCAGTTCGTGGCTTTTACGAATATAATGTTCGAATGGTGTGAAGTGAcactatgaataataaaaaaggggaaaaaagaaaaacacccagTGGAAGCGGGgaagtaaatacaaatacaaatgataataataataataataataataataataataataataataataatgataataataatgattattattattatcattattattattattataatgatgataatagataaataaaaataaagattaaaaaaaaatcctgtggtTATaatattgaggggggggggggttatccacCATCAGCTATGAATTTCAAAGGCGTCTGTGTTCGAATTCCAAAAACATTATCATGCTTAGATTCCCATAACAATACTAATGGCAATTTTTGAAATCTTAAAAATTGATAGGTGGCCAATACAAACGGATCGAGCAGGTCTGGGGAgaattattgattataatgaataattttcataatagatgagcctcaccccctcccacatacGTAAATGAAAGTTACATTCACAAAAGATAATGCATCttcaatataaagataaaatttcAGGCTTTTAAGAGCAAGAGAAAATATCTATCCAAATTATATATAATGGTAGATTGGACGTTCGTGGTCTTTAGTGAAAACTGAAAAACATGTTTGCTCCAAATTCGAAACAAACAATCTTTTAAGATGTCTAAATGCATGTGACAACCTAAATAACCTTAAATAGAAAAAACGATGAATTTCTTTGCAATTAAATATACTTCaacaataaagtttttttttcaatgaagaATACAAATTTCCTGTCCTTGTATATGCGTGTAAaggtgtgggtgcttgtgtgtgcgtgtgtgtttgggtagtgtgcgtgtatgtatgcgtgtgcgcgcgcgtgtgtgtttaaaggTACATAGGAGAGtgcatgcatatgcgtgtgcgacTATGTATGGGGTGACCCAGTGTAAACCTATCATAATGCGGCATACTGAAGAATGTCATCTACGCTTCCAAAACAATATCGAACCTATAATTATTGTAGTACGTTTTAGACAAAAGCGTTCTCGCTCACAATCCGTATCCTTAGCGTTAGTTGCAGGAAGATTGCAGGCAATTTTGGTCCAACACTTGCTTCCCCTTGTCTCACAGTTTGTCAACTGAGAAATGTTAATCAGAGTTACCAAAAACAGGTGTACCAATTATGTTTAGTAGACAAATTAGTATATAAGCTTCAAACACACAAACTCgtacacagcacacacgcacgcatactcacatacatatttacacacacacacacacacacacatgcacatctacaaaaacaatcacacacacgcatgtccatgctcaaacatacacagaaacatacacaaacacacaaaacaaacacactcatacacatacaaaaacaagcacacacatgcacacgtacagcCATGGTCACTGGCGGCCCCACATGTCTCAGATTTCGAGTGTAAATGTCACGGTCAAGGAGGCACAGCCTGTAACACTCAAGTAAGTCATGAACTGTGATTAAGAGCCGATATTGATGCTGGAAAAGGGGTTAAGTTTGATTAAAAAAAGATCTCAGGAAAAAGAACATACAGTTGCTTCCATATTTCTGGAGCAATGATGCCTTCATCATCAACCTTGTTTTCAGTTGTTATTGGGATACACAGGGAAAAGGATGATTGATAAAAGTATCATATAActaattaatataaaaaagaaccacaacatataaagacatatatatgtgtatatatatatatatatatatatatatatatatatatatatatatatatatatatatatatatatatatatatatatatatatatatatatatatatatatatatatatatatatatatatatatatatatatatatatatatatatatatatatatatatatatatatatatatgtatgtctttatatgttgcgtttctttatatatatatatatatatatatatatatatatatatatatatatataaacacaaacatatatgcatatatatatatacatatatatatacatacatacatacatatatatatattatatatatatatatatatatatatatatatatatatatatatatatatatatatatatctgtgtgtgtgtgtgtgtgtgtgtgtgtgtgtctgtgtgtgtgtgtgtgtgtgtgtgtgtgtgtgtgtgtgtgtgtgtgtgtgttatatatatatatatatatatatatatatatatatatatatatatatatatatatacacacacaaacagagacatatatgcatatatgcatatatatatatatatatatatatatatatatatatatatatatatatatatatatatatatacatatatatatatatatatatatatatatatatatatatatatatatatatacatatatagataggtagatagatagatagatgaataaatagatagatagatagatagatagatgaatagataaatagataaataaatagatagatagatagatagatagatagatagatatacaaatagataatagatagatataaacacacatatataggtaaatatatatataaatatatatatatatatatatatatatatatatatatatatatatatatatatatatacatacatatatatatatatatatatatatatatatatatatatatatatatatacatatataggtatatatatatatgtacatatatatatatatatatatatatatatatatatatatactatatgtatacatatatatatatatatatatatatatatatatatatatatacatatacatgtgtgtgtgtgtgtatgtctgtgtgtgtttgtgtgtgtgtctgtgtgtgtgtgtgtgtgtgtgtgtgtgtgtgtgtgtgtgtgtgtgtgtgtgtgtgtagataggcagacatggatgtatgtatatacatatacatatatacatatatacatatatatatatatatgtatgtatatttatatatatatatatatatatacatacatacatatatatatatatatatatatatatatatatatatatgcatatgtatatacatatatatatatatatatatatatatatatatatatatatatatatatatgtttaatatatatatatatatatatatagatatagatatatacatatatatatgtatatatatgtatatatatacatatgaatacatatgcatatgtatatatatatatatatatatatatacatatatatatgtatttatatatatacatacatatatatatatatatatatatacatatatatatatatatacatatatatatatatatatatatatatatatatatatatatatatatgtgtgtgtgtgtgtgtgtgtgtgtgtgtgtgtatgtgtgtgtgtttgagtgtgtgtgtgtgtgtgtgtttgtgtgtgtgtgtgtgtgtgtatgtgtgtgtgtgtgtgtgtgtgtgtgtgtgtgtgtgcagataggcagacatggatgtatgtatatatatatatatatatatatatatatatatatatatatatatatatatatatatatatatatatatatatatatatatatagatgtatgtata encodes:
- the LOC113811427 gene encoding endocuticle structural glycoprotein SgAbd-2-like, whose product is MKFFVFAAVVSVCLADKLPSHFGYASSREPSSAFSHRSQPASRPSFSAPRPAPQPTYSAPRSAPGPIVPILVDDRVHPDAAGAYSFNVETGDGISRQESGSPIPAKEGPVTAMSGSYSFTLPDGQKFELRYVADENGFQPDSAFLPVAPAFPHPIPAHALEQIERARQEDAARSRQGSSQGYSAPVPSRSSRPSNSYGFPQ
- the LOC113811426 gene encoding cuticle protein AM1239; protein product: MKIFVFAAVVSVCLADKLPSHFGYASPQPSSAFSHRSRPASRPSFSAPRPAPQPTYSAPRSAPGPLVPILVDDRVHPDAAGAYSFNVETGDGISRQESGSPIPAKEGPVTAMSGSYSFTLPDGQKFELRYVADENGFQPDSAFLPVAPAFPHPIPAHALEQIERARQEDAARSRQGSSQGYSAPVPSHSSRPSNSYGFPQ